TTGTCGCTGCAGGCGGCCTGGGCCGCGCCGCAGTTGCTGTGGAGCTGGGTGATCCTGCTCGGGGTGTTCGTGGTGGATGCCACGTTTACGCTGCTGCGCCGGCTGCTGCGCGGGGACAAGGTGCATCAGGCGCATCGCAGCCATGCTTACCAGCATGCCGCCCGTCGATTCGGGCGGCATTTGCCGGTTACCCTGACGGTGGCGGCAATCAACCTGGGCTGGCTGCTGCCGATTGCGCTTGGCGTGGCCAGCGGCGGCGTGGAGGGTGGGGTCGGGTTGTTGGTGGCCTATGCGCCATTGCTGGCGCTGGCGATCAAGTTTCGGGCGGGACAGCCGGAATCCCGGGGTTCGGACTGCTAGCTGCGCCGGGACGCGCGGCCAAAATTGGGGGGCTACGGAATGAGCCATCGAAAAACTGTAGCGGCGCCCCCGCCGCGAATCCAATGCGCGACCGCTGCGGCCTGATGATTCGGCCCGAGGGCGGGCCTCCCACCGGAATTTTCAAGGAGCCCGGCTGTGCCGGGCGATCATCGCGCTGTAGTAGCGCAGCTTCGCTGCGCGATGGCCTTGTCATCGCGACCTATCGGTTCAACGACAACCCATCGTTGGCCGCCGCGCAGGCCGTTCATCGCCCGGCACAGCCGGGCTCCACAAGGCTTTTCCGTGGAGCGGCCACCGCGAAATCCAATCGGGGAACCACCTGTAGAACCGGTTGAATGTTCGAATGAAATTTTTGCTCAGCCAGGGATGCAGGTAACGGATGAAACTCAGCAGAAATACCGTGCTGGTGCTGTTGCATGACGCGCTAGTGGCGGTGCTTGCGTGGCTGGGGGCGTATGCGATCCGCTTCAACCTGACGTTACCCACCGCCTACGTCGATGACGCGCTGTCCACTCTGTCCTGGGTGGTGCCGCTGCAGGTGCTGATTTTCTGGCGCTTCGGTTTGTATCGGGGGCTGTGGCGGTTCGCGAGTCTGCCGGATCTGAAACGCATCCTGCGGGCGGTCGGACTGGCAGCGGTGCTGGTGCCGGCGATTCTGATCCTTGGCCGAATTGGAGCGCTGGTGCCGCGCTCGGTGCTGGTGCTAGACCCCTTGCTGCTTGTCACGCTGATGAGCGGCAGCCGGCTTTTGTACCGGTTATGGAAAGAGCACCGGCTGTCCCTGTCAGGCGGTGACGCAGTGCCCGTGCTGGTCGCAGGCGCCGGCACTGCCGCCGACATGTTGCTGCGCGAATTGCGTCGCGTCGGCGCATCCTGGCATGTGGTCGGTCTGCTTGACGACAATCCGAGCCTGCAAGGAAGGCACTTGCAGGGCGTGCCGGTGTTGGGCGCACTGGACGAGCTGGTCGCGTGGGCCGACAAGTTGGGCGTGCGCAACGTGATCCTGGCCCTACCAGCGGCGCCGCATGCCGTGCGCCGCCGGCTCGGCGAGGCGTGTGTCAATGCCGGGCTTGCCGTGCAGACGGTACCGGGACTGGACGATCTGATGCACGGCCGGGTGGCGGTGGGCGCGCTGCGCGCGCTCGAACTCGACGACTTGCTGGGCCGCGATCCGGTGCAACTGGACGATTCCGGGCTGGCCGCCTGGCTGGGTCCGCGCTGCGTGCTGGTGACCGGCGCCGGTGGATCCATCGGCTCTGAACTGGCGCGGCAGATCGCGCGCTTTCGGCCGCGGCGTCTGGTGTTGCTGGAACAGTCCGAGTACGCGCTGTACCAACTGCGCCAGGAATTCGAGGCGCGCTATGTCGGCATCGAGTTGGCCTGGGTGATCGGCGACGTCAAGGACGGCGTGCTGATGGAGCGGGTGTTGCAGCAACATCGTCCGGCGCTGGTGTTCCACGCCGCTGCCTACAAGCACGTGCCGCTGATGGAGGAAAACCCGCTCGAAGCGCTCAGGAACAACGTGCTGGGCACCTGGACCTTCGGCCGCGCCGCGGTGGCGGCGGGAGTGGAGAAATTCGTGCTGGTATCGACCGACAAGGCGGTCGAGCCGACTTCCGTGATGGGGGCGTCCAAGCGTCTGGCGGAATTGGTCGGGCAGTCGCTGCAGCGACCGGGCGGCACGCGCTTCGTGGCGGTGCGCTTCGGCAATGTGCTGGGGTCGTCCGGCAGCGTGGTGCCGCGCTTTCGGGCGCAGATCGAGTCCGGTGGCCCGATCACGGTGACCCACCCGGAGGTGACGCGTTACTTCATGTCCATTCCGGAGGCCGCGCAGTTGGTGCTGCAGGCGGGCCTGATGGGCGAAGGCGGCGAGATTTTTCTGCTCGACATGGGCGATCCGGTGAAGATCGTCGACCTGGCGCGGCTCATGCTGCGTCTGGCCGGGCGCAACGAGGCGGAAATCCCCATCGTGTATACCGGCCTGCGGCCTGGCGAGAAGCTGTTCGAGGATCTGCACTCGCCGCGGGCGGGGGTGAGCGGCACGCCGCACCCGAAACTGTGGCGCGTTTCCGAGCCGACCCTGGACGGCGAGCAGGTGGCGCGTCTGCTGCTCGACCTGAAGGCCAGGGTGCAGGCCGGCGACGCGGCTGGCGCGCGCGACTGGGCCTTGGCGCTGGCGAACGGTTCGGCACGGACAGCGGCGGATCCGACTCCGCCGGCCTGGCGCGGGGTGTCTCCGGCGTCGTAATGTCAGTGCATGGAGCCTGGGCGACAATGGCTTCAGGCCGGAGGTGTGAGCGATCACATCCCCGGATTGACCAAAGCCTGTCAGGTTGATCAGGCGTGGGCTTTACGATGTCGTCCTGTGTGCAACTGAAACCCGGAAATCAGTCTCCATGATCATCCCCGTCATCCTGTCCGGCGGCGCCGGCACCCGCCTGTGGCCGCTGTCGCGCGAGCTGTACCCGAAGCAGTTCCTGCCGCTCACCGGCGAGCGCAGCCTGCTGCAGCAGACCGTGCTGCGCTTGCAGGGACTGCCGGACCTGGCGCCGCCGCTGGTGGTGTGCAACGAGGAGCATCGCTTCCTGGTGGCCGAGCAGTTGCGCGCGGTGGGCGTGGCGGGCGGCGAGATTCTGCTGGAGCCGGCCGGGCGCAATACCGCGCCGGCAGTCGCACTGGCGGCGCTGCGGGTAAAGGCGCGCGGCGACGACGACGCGCTGCTGCTGGTGTTGCCGTCGGATCATGTGATTGCCGATGCCGCGGCCTTGCAGCGCGCGGTGAGCGCCGGCGTGGCGGCAGCGCGCGAGGGTGGGCTGGTGACCTTCGGCGTGTTGCCGACGCGGCCGGAGACCGGTTTTGGTTATATCCGCACCGGCGCCGTGCCGGGCGGCGGGCTGTCGGCGCAGCCGGTATTGGCCTTTGTCGAAAAGCCGGATGCCGAGCGCGCCGCGGCCTATGTGGCCAGCGGCGAGTACCTGTGGAACGGCGGCATGTTCCTGTTCGGCGCCGACGCCTATCTGGCCGAGCTGGAACGCCTCGCGCCGGCCATCCTGGCGGCCTGTAGTGCAGCCAGCGAGAACGCGCGGGTGGATATGGATTTCGTGCGCGTGCAGCGCGAGCCGTTCCTGGCCACGCCGAGCGACTCCATCGACTATGCGGTCATGGAACG
This Immundisolibacter cernigliae DNA region includes the following protein-coding sequences:
- a CDS encoding polysaccharide biosynthesis protein; this encodes MKLSRNTVLVLLHDALVAVLAWLGAYAIRFNLTLPTAYVDDALSTLSWVVPLQVLIFWRFGLYRGLWRFASLPDLKRILRAVGLAAVLVPAILILGRIGALVPRSVLVLDPLLLVTLMSGSRLLYRLWKEHRLSLSGGDAVPVLVAGAGTAADMLLRELRRVGASWHVVGLLDDNPSLQGRHLQGVPVLGALDELVAWADKLGVRNVILALPAAPHAVRRRLGEACVNAGLAVQTVPGLDDLMHGRVAVGALRALELDDLLGRDPVQLDDSGLAAWLGPRCVLVTGAGGSIGSELARQIARFRPRRLVLLEQSEYALYQLRQEFEARYVGIELAWVIGDVKDGVLMERVLQQHRPALVFHAAAYKHVPLMEENPLEALRNNVLGTWTFGRAAVAAGVEKFVLVSTDKAVEPTSVMGASKRLAELVGQSLQRPGGTRFVAVRFGNVLGSSGSVVPRFRAQIESGGPITVTHPEVTRYFMSIPEAAQLVLQAGLMGEGGEIFLLDMGDPVKIVDLARLMLRLAGRNEAEIPIVYTGLRPGEKLFEDLHSPRAGVSGTPHPKLWRVSEPTLDGEQVARLLLDLKARVQAGDAAGARDWALALANGSARTAADPTPPAWRGVSPAS
- a CDS encoding mannose-1-phosphate guanylyltransferase/mannose-6-phosphate isomerase, giving the protein MIIPVILSGGAGTRLWPLSRELYPKQFLPLTGERSLLQQTVLRLQGLPDLAPPLVVCNEEHRFLVAEQLRAVGVAGGEILLEPAGRNTAPAVALAALRVKARGDDDALLLVLPSDHVIADAAALQRAVSAGVAAAREGGLVTFGVLPTRPETGFGYIRTGAVPGGGLSAQPVLAFVEKPDAERAAAYVASGEYLWNGGMFLFGADAYLAELERLAPAILAACSAASENARVDMDFVRVQREPFLATPSDSIDYAVMERTDRAMVVPLDAGWSDVGSWDALLDVQPADAHGNVISGDVMIEDVSGSLIRSEGRLVAALGVSNHIIVETADAVLVADRARAQDVKRLVERLKAERRDEPLVHRQVFRPWGSYEGLVQTERFQVKRIIVKPGASLSLQMHHHRAEHWVVVKGTARVTCGDDVRLLTEDQSTYIPLGTAHRLENPGRIDLEIIEVQSGSYLGEDDIVRFEDHYGRSGA